The Suricata suricatta isolate VVHF042 chromosome 16, meerkat_22Aug2017_6uvM2_HiC, whole genome shotgun sequence genome contains the following window.
tgaacatttattgaacatctacttaCCTTGTGCCAAGCAAAACCATCACTTTATGAGCAAGTCTTCCATTGTACAGAGGGTAAAACTGAGGCAGAGTGGTTGACTTATTTATCCACAGAGCAAGAAGAGGTGGTGTGAGGATTCAGCCGTGAGCGGACTGACCCCCACAACCCACGCTCGTGGCCACCTTGCTGCGCTAACCTGCCATCacttagcagagtgcctggcGTCAGGTGACCTCACTAATTCACCAAATGACAGCGCGCACCAAGTTCTGCGTGGGTCACACTGTTCTGCATGCTGAGCAAAGCGGGCAAGGTCCCCAACCCAAGTGGAATTTATGTTGTGCCTGGAGAAACATCTTTTATCACATCCTGAGGCCAGCTGTGGGCAAAGGCACAATCATGACTCACCACCTCTTGTCACTCAGAGTAAAGATCAAAGATCTCAGATATACAAATACCCCCACCGTCCACCCCTCATGACCTCCTACATTTCCCCCTCCATTCTCAGTGCCGCTCTGCACTCTGCATATTCCTGCCTCAGGACGTTTGCACATATCATTCCCGCTGCCTACAACACTTCCTCCAGGTGTTTACATTGGCTTACCTCCTCATCCAGATCTTTATTCCAAGATTTCAATAAAGCTTTCCCTCCTAACTCTTATCTAAAATCCAACCTCTCTCCAAGAGACCACATAGTTATTACCTAGCCCCATTTTTAGTagcatttttcttcttagcacatattactttttaaaatatagcttttATTGAAGTGAGTTACGGAAAACTCACCCATTTCAAATGTGCACTTCAGTGGTTTTACCAAGTGGTGCCACTGTCACCGTCAGTTTTAGAACAGGTTTTCTTTCCCACCCCCAATAAGATCTCTCACACTCATTGTACAGTCAGCCCCCATTCCCCACACAGCTCCCGGCAAACACTATCCCACGGTCTCAAAAGCCCTTCTCCCAACACTTCATGCGTGAGATCCTGCAATACGTAGTCTCTTGTGTCTGGCACCTTGCCCCtagcatgtttttgaggttcatgcATGATGCAGTGTACTTCAGCTCATTCCTTTTAAGGGCTGAGGGATATCCGATTATAGATACATTTCATCCATCCCTTTACCAGATGATGGGACATCTTAGTCTCCACTTGTCTAACAATCTGTACATTTTACCTTGTTTCCCCCCGGAACGTCAATTTCATGAGGCTggaatttttggttttgttaccGCTGTATCCCCAGCCCTTGAAcggtgccaggcacacagtaggtgttcaacaaaCTCATGAGGAAGGAATTGAGAATAAGGAGAACTCCAGAGAGAAGTAAGCAAGGCCCACGCTGACCTAGCAGGGGAAAGAGGTTGGAGGGACGGGCCGTGTGGAGCCGGCGGCCAGAACTGGTCCCGGAGGAATGCACTCTGGAGCAGAGGCCGTAGTGCACAAGGCTGATCACCCCACATTCGTCACCACCCGCAGGCCTCAGCCATCACTGCCGCCTGGAtgccagccctgcctgcctgcccctgcAGATATGACAGCCCAGCTGCTggtggcagggctgggccagggaGGGACTTGCAAGGACTCTTCGCCTCACAGCAGTAGAAACAGATGGCTCCaccgcaccccacccccagctttgcCCTTGGCCTGACTGGCCCAGCCCAGCATGCGGAAGGCAGTATgagctgccccttcccccaagTGTCCTCCAGGTGAGCCACATGGACCGGGCAGGGCCTTGGACTTGAGCCACACACTTCTAGCCCATTCATACTACATTTGCCGCTCATCATCTTACTTAACTGTTTGgtccctcagttttctcatctgtaaaataatggGATAGCCACAATACCCACCTTTTAATTTAACAAGCTTAAACGTTATTTTACAAGGagttactctgtgccaggaacagtCGTAGGAAACTAATCTTTTTGATTCTTAACAACAATCCCATATGGCAACTGCcgtttacagatgatgaaaccaaggcacagagtgGCAAAGTGACTTTCCTGAGCTCACCCCACCACTAAGTGGTACAGTGGGGCTTCGTATCCAGCAGGCTCGTCCAAGTTCATGCTCTTCACCCCTTTGGACATGGCTTCTCACAGAGCCATCCAGGGGTTGAAAGTCAACGTGTGTGAGGCctttggaacagtgcctggcatgtgctAAGTAAGTGCACACAGACTATTAGCATTATGATGGGACATAGGGCATGGGGACGCACCCCCCCTCTCACTTCTTCAAAAGCTGGCATCTGACCCTTTTGGGGGAAGCAGATGACAGCTCTGGCCCCCTTCCCAGAAGTCTACAGCCGCCCCTACACTGCCCTCCCAAACCCGACCGCAGGGTCCCGCCTCCCTTGCCAAGTCTCACCCGGTGGAAATACAACAATTAGCTGAGCACATCTCCATTTCCCACAGAGAAAAAGTTGGGTGGTGCTGGTAAGGGGCTGTGAGTCAAGGCTAAGGATTCTGAAGGAGGCTGGGTGGGGCTCCTCAGAAGTCCCAGGGCAGGCCATTCCCAtcgctcctccccccacccttccctctgccctccggGCACAACCCACCCAGGCCcttctggccctccccactcactACCTTCTCTCACCACGATGGAGTTAGACCTGACTGCAGGTGCGCTCCTGGGAGGTGGGGAATTTGAGGTGCAGGGGGGCCAGATTAAAACCCAGAAACCCCCAAGGGCGCATCCCCTTCACCTGCACCAGCCCACCCAGCTTCTCTCTCCACAGCTCTGGACTCCACCTCCAAGAAGCCGCAGGGGGCAGACCACAAGCACAGCACCCCCAAAGTTCAGGGCAAGGCAGAGGCCGGAGCAGCCGATAAACCGAAGGTAAGTCACCTCGGGACCAGGCGCACGCCTCCTCATATGAAGGTGGACGGTTGCCTTTGAACCAAGGGTCCCGCAAGCTAGCTTCGGGGCTTCCtacctgggggcaggggctgggtaAGGGGCTCTGGCCTCACTGTCCCGTCTCCAACTAGCATGGCCACGGTCACCGCAGCTGCTCAgactccagcagcagcagcagcagctccggCGACTCGGACATGGAAGGAAAGGTAAGAGCCTTTCTCGGCTCCCAAGCGGGTGCGCGGCACTCCAGGTCAGGGCAGAGTCCCGGGCCCCATCCTGGGCAATCGCTTTCACCGGTGGAACCGTCTCTCTCttccatcccccccgcccccgccccacagCCTCACGATGCCGCCTCCGACAAGCACAAGAGCACAGCCGGCAAGGTCAAGAAGCCCAaagtgaagaaggagaagaaaaaagagaaggcaaagaagGGGGCTCCTCACTGACCGGCCTGGGCTGGGGTCTCATTAAACCTTTACTCGGCCTGACGGCCGCCTTCCGGTCGCAAGGTGCAGTGGtgtcccggccccgcccctctgccccccccccccccccccccccccccccccccccccccccccccgctgcccgGACCTGGCCTGCCCCCTGCCGGGCAGCCGCTCGCACCGCCAAGGAGAGGCCGCCCACGCCGTGCCCATCACGGTTTATTGTTTCCTGAACAGCGGCCGCGCTGCGGGGCGGCCTGTGCAGCTGGACATCTCAGCACCTCggcgaggggagggggcggggtctcGGGAGGGGGCGGCGCCCGAGCCAGGGGTGGTGGTGCCCCAGGGGCggcaggcagaggagaggcaggcgCGGCGCCCTGAGCAGCAGCCGGAGGCTGGAGGCGTGGGCCAGGCCGCCCTCACCGCACCAGGTGGAAGGTGAGCCAGTACATGAGCAGGGGCTGCGCCGCCGCCACGGCCATGGTCAGGTACATGCGCAGCTGGTTCCTGGCCCCGCGCACCGGGACCCCCTCGGCCGCCGCCTCCGCCAGGATCTTCAGCCGCAGGGTCCGGATCTGGGGCAGAAGGGGGTTCACGCTGAGTCCTCGGCCATGCCGAGCCACGCGGGGCGCCTGGGCATACTTCCAAGCCCTGCCTCCCTTGCTCCGCAGGGGCAGCTGGGGCTCGCCTCTGTTCGTGGGAGCCTGGGTTACCCCCCAAACATCCAGACGGTGAACACTTGCTCCTACCCAAGTCTTGTGAGAAAATGTGAGGGTTCCACACCTCAATGGCAGGAGAGCCCCGAGTGAGACAAGGGACTTCGTGGGGAACACCCTGCCGAGGACAGGAGGGGTGGCTCGGCTCTGCCAAGGCCGCTGCCACCGGCTTATGTTGGCCAGATGACAGTTTTTCAACACAAGCcagaaatactttcttttttttttttaacttttaaataatgacATCTAAGTCAAAGGTTATCTGAGGGTCAGATTTGGCCAGTTTGAGCACACATACTGCATCCTCCTGGTACCCTGAGGCACAATTATTCCCCTTTTTACAAAAGGGGAAGCAAATTTAAAGAGGGGAAATGATCTGCCTGGGACCCAGAGAAGCTACTTCCAGGGGTACTGAAACTTTTTTCGTCCTTACAGAAACTCTGGCAGGAAAGCCTGCCGTGTAAGGAGTGTGGAGGGGGCGCCAGAGCCCACTTTAACAGCCCAGctggctccttctcttccttcaggcCCCAGCTTGGACaccccctcttccaggaagccctcctgacCCCCAGGCTGGGGTAGCCACTCCAAGGCTCCTCAGTGCAGCGATGTGCCTCTTGCTTCAACTCCTCACCTGACATCCCCTGCGTGGATGCCTCCAGGGGACCCCAACTCTGAGGGCTTGTGCCCTAAAGCCTCATCCTCCCCTGAGCCCCAGCTCACCATGAACACAAAGATAGACACGCAGCACCAGCCCAGCACCAGGTAGTAGCCAATCTTCCCAAAAAGCAGGCCCATAAGGACCCCGCCAATCatcctgggaggagaggggaaggctgGTCTGAGGGCCAGGGCTCAGGGCATGGGGtggcaggggggaagggggagggggtactTACCCAACATATTTGTAGCCCAAGAAAGCCACCAGATCGATAGTGGTGAGGTCGGTGTTGACAGTGACCAGGTAGAGACTGAGCAGGATGGCCAGCACCTCCAGCGTCAGCCAGGCCAGTGCAGAGCTCGCCTGAAGCCCCAGGAGGTCCGGGGAGAACCTGCTGGCACCAGGCTCTGTCACTTGGGTGACCGCTCCCACCCTCCCAGAGTATCCACCTGTGGACAGCCTGTGCTGGGTGGGGCTAGAGACTCAGCGGTGACCAAGATGAAACCGGACCCTGCCTTCGTGGAAATCTCATTCCAGGGAAGGGCCAGGATGAGGGAAACataggggctgggggcgggggggggcggtgccGGACCCAGCCGGGAGGTGTCAGAGAGGGCTTGCCAGAGGAGAGGACCCCCAAGCTGAGGCCTGAAGGAGCAAGAAGCTGACTGGGGAAGAAGGACCAAGGTCTCTGCCATATTCCCAGCACATCAACAATTAATGGATCCTAATGACGATCGTTTTCGACGCCACAGAAGACATGGACTGGGGACTATGAGCAAGGTGGGGGCTTGAcccaggctgggggctgagaAGGCCTCCCTGATTAAGTGACATCAGAGTGGAGACATCGCGAGTGAGCAGGTGCTCTGCAGGTGACTCGGGAGGACCATACTCCTGAGCGGGGCCCTGGAGAGGCCCTCAGACAATGGAAAGAGGCCCAGAGTGgcgcagcaggaggaggaggggcggagCCAGGCTGTGTGGAGGCAGTGGCGCGCCAGACTAAGGGGCTACGGCCTGATCTGAGCACGGGAGAGCTGCGGACAACTTCGGAGCAGGGCGGCACATGGCCCAACAAGACACCCCTGGCTTCAGCTGGAGTGGGTGCAGAGGCAATGTGCGCAGGGCAAGCTGGCTAGGAGGCAGTGAGGACACACACGATCTGGGGTGGAGGCTAAGGACGAGGGTGGAGTTAGACTCACCCGCTACAGGTGTGGTGATGGGCACAGGTGTGGTGATGGGCGGCACGTGGCGGAAAGCGAGGGAAGAGGGCGGGGTGACACCAAGGGCTTTGTGCTGGGCCAACTGGGAGCATGGTGGGGGCTGCCCTGAGAGGGATCCAAGACACCTACCTGACTGCCCCTCAGCCCCCCAACCCTCACCCCACTCTGCCTACTCCACGCCTCCCTTACCTATCCTGGGTCCCCAGCGCCAGGCCAGCCACCAAGACATAGGTGATGAAAGCCATAGCTGTGGGaggcagacacacagacatggatcagagagaaagagcgacCATCCTAGGCTACCAGGCACCTAAACCTCTAGCCTGGACGTGCCCacccagagggaggagggagccggGCAGTAACGGGGAGAGTGAAACCTGGAATGTAGAGGTCAGGAGCGTTGACGTCAAAGCGGGGGGCCACTGGCGTGTCCTGTTGGTACTGCACCTCCCAGTCCTGTGGGGAGAGTGAGCAGCAGGACCCCCGAGCTGGGCGCCTGCCACACTGCTTCCAGACCCTCCCTCGGGGCAGacctacccaccccacccctcccccccaaccccccacctctGACTCGCCCTCTATCCccctaccctccacccccacccagaggCCCTCCCTCCTCGAGTTCCCCTCAGCAGAGCCAGCGCTGACCTGGTGCAGGTAGGGGAAGAAGAGCAGGCCTAGCTTCTTGCCCACGTACATGGTGTCCACGGCAAAGTAATACTTGAGCTTGGTGACGGGGATGAAGCGGTCAATCTGGGGGCAGGCAGAGCCCAAGCCTGAAGCCCTGGCCTCACAGCTCCCGccagcccccactgcccctccGGCCCAGAACTCACGTTTTTATCCACCAGCTCCTTGCCCTGCGCAGCCAGGCTGCTCCCGTAGGCCATGGCCATGTTGGACACGGGATCGGCCAGGAAGGCCTCCTGGGGCGACGCAGAGGCTGCCGGGTAGCCCAGGCCGCCGGGCGCCCGCTGGGCCCCATAGCCCCGGCTCTGGGCCGAACTTGTGTCATCGAAAAGCTGGTGGGGGTCAGACATGCCCGGCTGGGCCACCGGGATCCTCCGCTTCGAGGCTacaggggaagaggggtggggagCCTCACTCGTTCTGCAGGGGCTCTCCTCTCAGGGCAGCGAGGCgctggttttggtgtcagatgGGCCGCCTGGTCAGGTGCAGGCAGGCAGGCTCTGGCTGCCTATAATCTATCCGTCCAAATGACAGTGACGATACGCTGATAGCTACTACGTACTGGGCCTACTGCGCACAGAATCCTGTACAAACaaggtctctgtgtctgtgtctccttcctgcctccttcagtGGTCCGCTCGGGCCACCTCCGCGCTCACCGCGAGCACCAGGCACACTTCCACTTCGCGGCCTCTGCACCGGCTGTTCTCCGCTGGGATgcttgccccctcccctccgccaGGCTCTGGGGTGCCTTCCCGACCACCCACcatcctgtcccttccttcccccgCTCAGGGACATCCCCTGCCgcccaccccccttccctgcttcgcTCATATCCAGAACTCAGCGCCAGCTGGCATACTCGCTGTTGTATTTTGTTCGCTGTCCCCCCAACTAAAATGTGCGCCCCAAGGGGCGGAGCTTCGTCTGGTTCATGGGGAAAACTGGGCTAGCACAGGTGCTTGACAAAACCCTGCGAAGGGAGTAAGCAGCCATGCCCACGTCACAGATGTGGTAACCGAGGCCCGGACAGGGGAAGTAACAGGTGCAAAGGGCCACGCTGAGCGAGTGACAGGGCAGGAGTGTAGCCCAGGCGGGCCTGGTAGCTAGGACAACCGGGCTCGCACCAGGCCGTGCGCTGGGCGCGGGGGGTgaacccatttaatcctcacggcAGCCCCGCTTGTGCCAGTGCTACCACCgtccccatttttgtttttttgtttttatttattattgggacagagagaaa
Protein-coding sequences here:
- the C16H19orf33 gene encoding immortalization up-regulated protein, translated to MELDLTAALDSTSKKPQGADHKHSTPKVQGKAEAGAADKPKHGHGHRSCSDSSSSSSSSGDSDMEGKPHDAASDKHKSTAGKVKKPKVKKEKKKEKAKKGAPH
- the YIF1B gene encoding protein YIF1B isoform X5 → MPGPASKRRIPVAQPGMSDPHQLFDDTSSAQSRGYGAQRAPGGLGYPAASASPQEAFLADPVSNMAMAYGSSLAAQGKELVDKNIDRFIPVTKLKYYFAVDTMYVGKKLGLLFFPYLHQDWEVQYQQDTPVAPRFDVNAPDLYIPAMAFITYVLVAGLALGTQDSRFSPDLLGLQASSALAWLTLEVLAILLSLYLVTVNTDLTTIDLVAFLGYKYVGMIGGVLMGLLFGKIGYYLVLGWCCVSIFVFMIRTLRLKILAEAAAEGVPVRGARNQLRMYLTMAVAAAQPLLMYWLTFHLVR
- the YIF1B gene encoding protein YIF1B isoform X3: MHPAGAAAAGTPRQPSKRRIPVAQPGMSDPHQLFDDTSSAQSRGYGAQRAPGGLGYPAASASPQEAFLADPVSNMAMAYGSSLAAQGKELVDKNIDRFIPVTKLKYYFAVDTMYVGKKLGLLFFPYLHQDWEVQYQQDTPVAPRFDVNAPDLYIPAMAFITYVLVAGLALGTQDSRFSPDLLGLQASSALAWLTLEVLAILLSLYLVTVNTDLTTIDLVAFLGYKYVGMIGGVLMGLLFGKIGYYLVLGWCCVSIFVFMIRTLRLKILAEAAAEGVPVRGARNQLRMYLTMAVAAAQPLLMYWLTFHLVR
- the YIF1B gene encoding protein YIF1B isoform X4, with the protein product MHPAGAAAAGTPRQPSKRRIPVAQPGMSDPHQLFDDTSSAQSRGYGAQRAPGGLGYPAASASPQEAFLADPVSNMAMAYGSSLAAQGKELVDKNIDRFIPVTKLKYYFAVDTMYVGKKLGLLFFPYLHQDWEVQYQQDTPVAPRFDVNAPDLYIPAMAFITYVLVAGLALGTQDRFSPDLLGLQASSALAWLTLEVLAILLSLYLVTVNTDLTTIDLVAFLGYKYVGMIGGVLMGLLFGKIGYYLVLGWCCVSIFVFMIRTLRLKILAEAAAEGVPVRGARNQLRMYLTMAVAAAQPLLMYWLTFHLVR
- the YIF1B gene encoding protein YIF1B isoform X1 — protein: MHPAGAAAAGTPRQRKWPSKRRIPVAQPGMSDPHQLFDDTSSAQSRGYGAQRAPGGLGYPAASASPQEAFLADPVSNMAMAYGSSLAAQGKELVDKNIDRFIPVTKLKYYFAVDTMYVGKKLGLLFFPYLHQDWEVQYQQDTPVAPRFDVNAPDLYIPAMAFITYVLVAGLALGTQDSRFSPDLLGLQASSALAWLTLEVLAILLSLYLVTVNTDLTTIDLVAFLGYKYVGMIGGVLMGLLFGKIGYYLVLGWCCVSIFVFMIRTLRLKILAEAAAEGVPVRGARNQLRMYLTMAVAAAQPLLMYWLTFHLVR
- the YIF1B gene encoding protein YIF1B isoform X2, encoding MHPAGAAAAGTPRQRKWPSKRRIPVAQPGMSDPHQLFDDTSSAQSRGYGAQRAPGGLGYPAASASPQEAFLADPVSNMAMAYGSSLAAQGKELVDKNIDRFIPVTKLKYYFAVDTMYVGKKLGLLFFPYLHQDWEVQYQQDTPVAPRFDVNAPDLYIPAMAFITYVLVAGLALGTQDRFSPDLLGLQASSALAWLTLEVLAILLSLYLVTVNTDLTTIDLVAFLGYKYVGMIGGVLMGLLFGKIGYYLVLGWCCVSIFVFMIRTLRLKILAEAAAEGVPVRGARNQLRMYLTMAVAAAQPLLMYWLTFHLVR